From the genome of Carassius carassius chromosome 49, fCarCar2.1, whole genome shotgun sequence:
tggagcacaaatccagtcttaagtctctggggtatatttgtagcaataaccaaaaaaaaacacagggtcaaaattatcgatttttcttttatgccaaaaatcattaagatattgagtaaagatcatgttccatgaagaaattttgtgaatttcctaccataaatatatcaaaacctaatttttgattagtaatatgcattgctaagaattcatttgaacatctttaaagatgattttctcaatattttgattttttttgctccctcagattccagattttcaaatagtagtatctctgccaaatattgtccgatcctaataaaccataggCTATCATTGGaaagttatttattcagctttcagatgatgcatcaataaaacttcaataaaaacaaattgaCACTTAAtgctggttttgtgttccagggtcacatacagtatgtattatTCTCAGCTCTATTccaatctaataaaaaaataataatttctaatagTTTTAGTCAATAATAACAACACAGATTTTTTCCCGCTTCTCTGTAGAACGGCTCGTGCGGACAACCCGGGCTCTGCGCTGTCCTTCATATCACACACAGAGCTTGAAATGCTCGCCGAGGTCGAAAACGCTCTTACTGGAGGTAAAAATAGTTTTCAGAAAACTCAAATTTGGCTTGCTTTTGTTCTTCAGAGCCTAATATTCTGTTGTAAAACTGAGAATTCcgctccttgattctgattggctgagccacgtttgtttacatttgtgtgttgctcggcaactaCTGTATTGGAATCTTGGTGCTTTAAACTGACAttagtataaataaaaacaatgcagGTATTGTGTAGAATATGAGccctttatattttcaatatgtattgtgttattatttatttgatgtaaATGCAGGCACAAAAGAATGATGCATTAAACTCCCTCGTCTGTTTCCAGACGTCACACATGACAGTGTTTTGAAGCCGTACGGGTTCAGAATGGAGGAAATCGAGGGCTTCAGATACAGATGTCGGGTATGTTTGTGTCCTCACGCTGCACTGAAGCTGTTTGTGCTTTCGACTGACTGAGGAGTCTCTCGTCTGCTTTAATTTACCCAGGATGCCATGCGATCGGTGACGAAGCAGGCGGTGAAGGAGGCCAGACTGAAGGAGATCAAACAGGAGCTGCTCAATTCAGAGAAACTCAAGGTTTGGGCTCTTTAAACGTGCTTGGTTTGAAGCGCTTCATCTGGCGTCGTGTCGAATGattggtgtttgtgtgtgacagACGTACTTCGAAGACAATCCCAGAGACCTGCAGCTGCTGCGACACGATAAAGACCTTCACCCCGCCGTCATCAAACCTCACCTGAAGAACGTGCCGGATTACCTGAGTAAGGACTCACTGCCTTGTTATTCATCTATATATAGGACACAAAGACACATAGATCGTCAAAACACATTTTCATGTCTGATTCAGTCCCGACGGCGCTGAAGAGTCTCGTCAATCCTCTGAAACGACGAAAGAAAAAGAAGATTAAAGCAGGCGGCGTGATGCTGAGCAGCTTTAAGGTGAGATGCTTCATTTACTTGAACGGggcatagttttatttatttttcatcaattttagtttttattctagTTTTTAGTTTTCgtgtaatgtttatattttatttgattttattccaGCTTAATTtggaatttgttttttatttttttttattttagctttaactAACTTTAAAGTTAGAATACAAATCATTCATttacttaaacattttaaaaatgaataagttTAGGTCACCATTATATCTTCATATTGATATAATAATGGCATTTTGGTTAAGAGTTGAGCAGCAATGTgattttagtattattgatatAGTGCTTTTTGTTATTGAATTAAgttttttgtattctgttttcacttcttttttttttataaaagttatattaattttgttgtgttgtcatTTATTAGTTTGTATTTTTGAGTTCTTATTctagtttattattatattacatttttattattttagtacttcagctttaaacaaaaatgccaaatcattaagataattttaagttttagttgtattttgttgttgtcaATTATATTACtttgtatttataaatttttattctagtttattcatatattattatttattttagtattagtttcagctttaaacaaaaatgaaaaatcatgaattttatttttagtaagttttattcatttagttgTGTTGTCATTTATACaagtttttttaataattcttatTCTAGTTATATTATCATTActttagtacttcagcttaaaaaaaggaaaaataaaaataatcattttaagtttatttcaaTTACATTAGTgtgtacttaatttttattttagtttattattttagtacttaaacttgaaacaaaaattagaaataaattaaatgtattatataaattgtttaatatattttattgcagTTAACGTTTATTACAagtcatttttatgattttatttaacaataatcaCTTTAAAAACCGATCTTCTAATAGGTCTCTGAATGAAtgccatttttatttctgttgcgTTTGCAGAAGAATTCTAGAGGCAAAAATCCACTGAAGAGTTTTCGTTACACGAGGAAGAAGTGTGAAAGGAAGGCTGGAAAATCCTAACGTCACAAGAGTCTAGAGACATTGGGATTGGATTGAATCTTGACAGAACTAGTTGAACCGAGACTATCATCCTGATTATAAATATTGTCATCGAAATTATAAAGTCCTTCAGAATCAGCCATGCATGAGAGGAGGATTCCTGTCTCACTGCTTGTGTGAAATGATATTGGTGAATATTGAACATGTAATATCGCGTTTCATTAATACTAACACTCTATACTTCATAAAGTGTCTTGTTCTGATTTTGGTTATAAAGGTTGGGTGCTTAAACATGTTTTCAGCTGATTTACACcacaaaattagtaattaaaaaaagtaattaacaaatgtatatttttaatacaatatcATTATATAAACCCAATAATTTAATCATTGTCGAAAGAATGCAtcaacatgttttattattattaataacatgggtttatttttggtttttacATATAGTTCTCATAAGAATTCAGGGAGAAAATTAAAAGTATCACCGCAAAAAGTCCTCAAAAATAGGCTTAATAAAATATGTCTTTTTACTTCTAAGTTAAATCAGTATTTGACTGTTTAtaagtactttaaaaaaaatcagtacatTAATTTGAGAACGACATATTTCATAAATGAATTGTATTCTGAAGCACAGCATAAAGAGCCACTTCTAGCCGGTGCAAGAGGAGCTAGTCTTTCCCAGTCTGTGATTTCTACATGAAAGATGACCGATTTATTCTTATTCATGTTAACAGTTGAGTAGTTTGTCAGCTAATATAAACCTTTTGACAGAATGCTTTTATATCTGTGTAAAATGCAGAAATGGAGTTGTAATTTGATTTTGACATCAACTACTCATTTGATCACATGACTCACTATGATGCAGGTTACTGGATGGAATCCAATGAAAGGCATGTTTTGTTAATGCTAAGTATTTATTAATCAACATATTCAATATTAGTACAATTAAAGAGTATGTGAAGGGGAGCAACTAGTCTGAGACATCACTAAATGCTTGTGTTCTTCTTAAATGAGTTGGTTTGATTTAGCAATTACCAGAAAAAGGCACCTCAAATGTTCTCACACTACATCATTAGTTGGTTAGTTAGTTAGTAGTAGACGTGAAGTGTAACTTGACATTAAATTGCTGAGGGCAGATAGAAGCACACAGATTGAACACACACTCATTTAGATATTAATATAACACTGTCATGTTTCCTGTGCTGAAAAACCTTCACTGAACATAAACGTCTACACACACGACGCTCTCAATGAATGTATAAAAAGCATAACTTTTGAACATGTCATAGTGATGAGTTTTAGATGTGCAGATTCTCAAGTTCAACACGTTAATCACACAAAACCTTCCTCTTGTGCCGGCTGGGACAGACACCATGAGTGAAtcccacagaaaaagaaaaaaaacatggatgGGTCATATTTCCcacaaaaaaagctaaaaataaaataaaaatttgcccTTAAATTCTCATTACAGCAAGACATTTCCCTGActttaacatttttttcttaaattattctggcgatatgattatattttctctctctctctctatatatatatataatatctcatttttagaaatgagaaaatgttattataatgaacatttggtcaggaaaaaaaatctttaatatcacaaatttggagaaatttgggAAAAACTTTTCTTAACTGTCagaatgcaaaaatataaaaagtccTTATTATgagattttcaaaataaaagcaaaatagcatttaaaagtcctaatattaaattgtttttgaacGAATGCATTCGAATGCACTCTTTttacaaataacattaaattcTCATGAGAAAACAGGACTAAATGTCATTGATATCACAAATTGGGGGAAGTTGTTCTCAATTGTCGAAATGCAAGAATATAAATGGtcctaattatatttaaaaaatataaataaattatgattaaattttgaaaattttaaaaGAATGCATTAACATACATATTTTCTTCACAAAATAAGAACATTTAATTCTCATGACAATTCAGTGAGAAAATGTCAATATCACAAATTGGGGGGGAAATTGAAAATTGTAAttgtcaaaatgcaaaaaaaaaaaaaaaagtctgaaatttgATTTTCTTTAACCAAAATAGATTTAGTTTTGTGTCTTCTGACTCTGAGATAAAATAAGACCCGGACATGTTCTTGACTGGTTCACCCAGATACTGCTGGCTTTACCCAACCTTCAGTGCATGAAGATTTAAGCttcaaagaaagagaaaaagcagATGAACTCAAGAGTCGAGCCTTCAGGCTGTTAGCAGCAAAGCCTCATTAGACTGGATACAGCATTTGAGAGGTCCAGTGAGAGTCATGTGATCAATCACTAACACTGTTTCAGATTTACACTCACAACCATCGCACGAGGATCAAGGGGGCTGATTTCACACCAAACCACACTTTAAGGCTTTATTATTACTCTCAAACATCACAACACTTGTACGTTATCAACCACCAGCTGAACATATTGAAGGAATGTTTCTTAAGTATTAAAATCCAAATAGCAATCACGACTCTCGATGCAGGAAACCAAAGCCAATACCATTCAGTAATGTATTTACACTTTCAAGAGAAAAAAGCATTAGAATTGTACACAAACATTTAATTTGGTCAGTCACTTACTCACAATATTGAGGATGTTATGAACACATCAATAATTAACACATTATTTACTGTTttcacatctttaaaaaaaatcacgctACATGTACACTCTACAAGGCGCTGAATAATGAGTCAAAATACAGAGATTGCAGCTTTTTCACTCGCATGTCCTCCGTTGAGATAAGGCTAATTCAACAGTCTGATATCAACACACAAGTAAGGCACGGGGGGGGACGTTTGACTCGAACCCCTCTATGCTTCATCCGGATCCGTTTCGAGCTTGTGCCAGACCCTGAGGAACCCTCAAGAAGAAAACAAAGTTCTCACACAACATGAAAACCGATGGCAGTGTGAGTGTGGTGCATCATGGGAAATCAGCCCCCTCGGAGCCCATTATTGTATATCGTCAGATCGGCCGTTTCGTGCATTCACTATTACTGCTGCTTGATAAAAGCACCAGCCTACAccaggacagagagaaagagagggggaaaAATAGAAAACCAGAGAGGAGATGTGGCCGAAGAGtccagtccaatcagagactTGATCACGATCACATGATCTCGCAGCACGAGTTCTGCTTGCGTGCCTAGAACATACAAACATCAACATTACATCAGATCTTCTGAAGACGTTGTGAGCAGCTGCCTGTTCACACTGCCAACTTTCTCAGTATTTGGGGTGTCTTGCATGAAGGTAGCTGAtaggtttaaaggggtcatgtcatGAATGATGTAATAGATCGATTAAACTCCGCCTCCACAGTAGAATATCAATGCATAATTctgtagccccgcccactgattcacaCATGATATTGTAGGGAAATAACATAAGTGCTTCTAAACCGGATCAAAAAACCAAGCAATAAACATGTCGTTAAAGATTGCAGAATATTGTGCAGTTGTTGCATAAACTTACTTTGGATTCAAATATTAGGAAAGCGTGgttgaactttattttttaaagaaaattaaacatTGAAACAATGagtgtttgttcacttcatttcacCGTTGATTCCTTTGTAAACAAGACACAGTTGACGCTGGAATTGCAGAGTGATGCTGGGCTTCTATATCAAAATATTTGTACtgtcactattgctttgttaGAGATCGCTTGACATTGCCtgatttagagctgaaacaacgaatcgatttaatcgattaaaatcgattattaaaatagttgtcaactaatttagtcatcgattcgttgctaaataacttttatttgccgtaagcggctcatttcgtgcatatttcaaatctgcggtgaccaaagtgtggcagtaatgagccaccggaggttttactcagccagtacaacaggagaagtagcgaatagccaatagctggccttgttttatgtcacgtgcttcccgaacagcgtctctgcagcctttaaaaaagaagagtaacctgtaaactctgcactactgcattGTTTAAGGgaacgttcacatatcgcgtcttttgcgcgctcaagttcgttatttccaacaccgcaccgcatcgagttaaaaacatttaaacttttcagaatgcagcaagcgcaccgcgggtcatgtgacaagaactaaccaatcagcttcatcctttcccgtaacaacgttaaaagctcagtcaagatgaaggaacagctgctcatagctgtatatggatttccattttgaaataaatttagtagcagagctactgcaagcgattttttgagctgcaaatccatttatcctttgctgaaatttccgcgtcttcaaggagagagcacgtcacggttgcttatcaaaggcagacgcctcaggggcgcttctgcgcgagcgctttggaaagaaggagaaagcggcgcgcctagcgttttccacgcgtttttaggcacgatatgtgaacggcccctaagacttttatttgtgcagattctccagtacaatgttgtttgcaaatgtttagtcgtaaaagctgataacattgctttttaacagttaacatttaaagctttacaaacatgttctgtgatcagtttgtggtttaccagttcaaaattcagtcgtgcagcctaattatgactgaatgagagaggtaaatgtagatatttgaaatgcacttttttttctaagtattattcaatgctctttttcacacagcaggttttttgtgtgtgtcctatttttttttctggacaaccttctgatggattttactttaaattgtgagttccattcaggtttcatgccattggcactttttttgaaggattgtttacaatttcacagcaaaagctataaagctttttcccagtaaataataaaatacaatgcactgcaattttattctgttttatccttattcttcgtgaaaatattttctgaaagattccttaagctttgttcgggatgttaaactactttaggagctctaaggactgccatggtgaaaacattatttgaaatctccttgtgaaatttgctagagtatgggtcagtgttctgattgcagaagagttcgacaaaggattactaacacaataaaacaactccaggtatatttttgatgaggatatgacagtgcaaaatggttaaaatctcttaaatctatgctgaatgataaagaccatttattaataatttacttggggaaaaaatggaaaaaactaaaatataagtacataaaccgattaatcgtaaaaataatcgacagattaatcgattatcaaaataatcgttagttgcagccctagcctgattgtgtatgtgtgtctaaAGTCACAGATGGCTTAATCTATGAAGGACGCAGCTtgtcaaacagacacacagacagttagtttactAATGCAAAACTGTTATCCAATCACAGCGGTGGGGGTTTACTTCCAAGTTTTCAATGCGGCACGCACATAAAAACCAGCGTTTCTCGAGCTGGCTTCAAAACTAGGGTAGAAAATAtcccttttttttatgtttttgaatgtaaaaaaacCACATGAACgtcataagtggacctcagacaacagtatataataataataaatacaacttcatgactcctttaatacTTGGTTTTAAGAATGTGTTTAAATCACTGGCTATAAATGAGTGATAATAAGAGTGATTGTTTTGGAAACCACCACTAATGAAGCtcacaacagtaaaaaaaaaacagcattgacGTGCGTTTCATTTGCATGTAAAGTACTGACCGTTTTATAAAATGCTTTTGATTGGTTTCCCAGATGCTCAGATTTCTGAACTAAATCATCCAGCTTCTCTCCTCTCTCCAGCAGCGACTCCATTGTGCTGTGCTGGAGAAACACATATTATATAACATACAAATGCCAACGCATTAAAGACAAACAAACTCTCCTCTGTGTATAATGACAGCACACTTACACGCCCTGCATACGGAATATCAGTGCAAGTGAAACAGATGACTGTAACAATCCAAAAGGGTGGATTTTAATACACACTGTTCAAATCATTATTTGCTCACCAAAATAATTTTGGTTTCATCCAGTTCTGCTTGCACTTTGGTCATAGCATCAGCCTCACGTGGATTCTGTAAAACAGGAAATACTGAAACTGTTATGGGTGATAAAATCAAGCGCCCTTGAAACCCTTGAATAAACAATACTGACATTCCACTGCACGGCTTTTCTTGCAGTTTCACTATTAGTCACCAGAAGGTACCTGGTATTTAGCCAGATGGCTGTCCAGTGCAGTGTACTGAACGGTTGCCGGAGAACCAGACGGCCAGTCTGTACTGTTGACCTGTCTGGAGAACTCATCCAGCACCTACAGACAACCACAAAaccatcagagagagagaaaatggtcATATCGAaccattaaaacaatatatttaaaattatatttttatataaattggcATTTAAATAGTATTCATTTAAATGTGCACAGTTAAATTTCATTTAcatatacaaaaaaacatttaaaaaaaaagtttgtaaactTGTTTGACAGTCTTTATACTGATAACACCTAAGACAGTAAGTTTGATGTAGGCTTGAGAAAATCAAGACAGAAATTTTGAAGCAGTTTAAAAAGCTTAAAGTTTGAAGgataagtattttaaaaaaaattgaaatagtttaaaaagactgaagtttaatacttaagttttttttacaatttaagaaGTTTGAATTGAATCTAACTGAATTGGATTTGATTGAAAAATACTATTAAAAGCTTGAATTTTGaaggatttaaatatttttaatattgaactagataaagtttgtcaagacaaactttaagttggcttgagaaagcctgaccagaaaatGTTGAAATGCAGAAAATGTCACtaaaatgttgttagcatgattaacaagttattAACATGTTTTTAACGTGATTAGCATGttcttagcatgattagcaagtgactggcatgtcactagcataattaccaagtgactagcatgtcggtAACATGATTAGCCAGTTACTAGCATGTCACCagaatgttgttagcatgattagcaagttattagcatgtcgctagaatgttgttagcatgattagcaagttattaacatgttttaacatgattagcatgttcctagcatgattagcaagtgactggcatgtcactagcataattaccaagtgactagcatgtcgctagcatgttgttagcatgattagcaagttactagcatgttgctagcatgtttctaacatgattagcatgttcctagcatgattggcaagtgactggcatgtcgctagcatgattagcaacttactagcatgtcactagcatgtttctaacattattaacatgttgataggatagatagatagatagatagatagatagatagatagatagatagatagatagatagatagatagatagatagatagtcagcaAGATAGTcagcagtgatgcgcgggtcagtgtataaacaacccgcaaccgaccgacgttttcaactaacccacccGCAACTCGGacggcaaaaaaattaaaattaaatattgtaccgacccgcttcctgacccgcattttttaaaagtagtaaatgctcatcgtagcatcattgggccatagacataggaactaggcaaaacaaacaaaaaaaccttaatatattcaaattttggcaagaattattttaaaaaatcgtCAATaagttcatgattttttttttttatgtttctgcaagttcagcagacagtgaggttcGGATTTGTTcagatcagagctcgtgagcggagagcgcatttctgaatattccgctccgctcactcattccgtggggtcggATAATAAGCGTTAAGACCGCAagcaaagaaccggttaaagtaatgattatgaatgtgtctaaattagcaaggagacatttaattgtttagtaataaacttgtgttttctgtgtcgctgcaaagatgaagttgacgatgcggactaacgccagagagaaatgctcatttcatatggattacataatcagagagtagcctatttattatggtttgaatattttggtttaaaagtagacatttcaagctttctgtaatatatagcctatatttctcaaatctgtgaggcacaagctgagtttcggcgccctccagttcacatgcaatgcaagtgatcgtgctggCGCCTCATTAAATTGTCTGCTatttatttgcttcttatttattaaatacaggcaattgattgataaaacattgatcaaaattaagatacaattaatacaaaacgaaaatcttttaaaaagagttttctataaaacaaaacttaatgaagtcgtcaaaatcatgtttgacCAAAAACAGTGTCATTGCTCCCCAGTCTTCACCTTTTCTCTCGCCGCCTCAAActctacctgcagactgagctcgtgcgtcatcttcgcgccagttattcagccaataaagtgtaggcctatgtatttcaaaatagtGTCTAGTACtatacaaaggtttaattggcatctttatttcaaacgacccgaccgaccgcgacccgaatatcataaaaaatattttttgatgacTCGTAACGGCGGATTACCGCGGGTGACTGCaagcacccgctcattttggatcaacccacgCATCACTGATAgtcagatagtcagacagacagatagtcaaCATGACACACCTTATCAAGTAAAGTGAAGCAGACTCTCGAGGGATATTCACTGTCTGCGATCACAACAGCACCGAGACTGTCATTCCGCAAGTACACGTGACACAAGTACTCTAACgaggaaaaaacaaataaacaatgaaTCCACTGCTTTTATGAGCAGCCACTGCAAACACTTAGTAGTGAATGTGCACCTCAAATCTTAGTTTATTTTACAAAGACTATACTTGAagacaatataatattatttaaataaaaatccatgTAATTGTACGTAAAGAGAGTATACTTTCAAGACTATGAACTTAAGCGTACTTAACGTCATGTACACTTTGTGTCATGTTTAagttgttttaataatcttttgtaatgctataaataaatacatttattgtaaggtgttgactaacatacttaaGCACacatacttgattataattttacctGCTAAAATTGcaacttaattaaaaatgtaaaaatatataaaaatacatgacatacaagtttTAATAGAAATAATGAATTTGGCAGACAGGGTTATTAaagttaaaactaaaactaaaataaaaaccattaaaaaacattCTGTTACTTAAAAattcactgaaattaaatgaaatatatggCTAGATGCCAA
Proteins encoded in this window:
- the ykt6 gene encoding synaptobrevin homolog YKT6, which gives rise to MKLYSLSVLYKGSTKANLLKAAYDLSSFSFFQRSSVQEFMTFTSALIVERSALGTRASIKEQEYLCHVYLRNDSLGAVVIADSEYPSRVCFTLLDKVLDEFSRQVNSTDWPSGSPATVQYTALDSHLAKYQNPREADAMTKVQAELDETKIILHSTMESLLERGEKLDDLVQKSEHLGNQSKAFYKTARKQNSCCEIM